A single genomic interval of Acidobacteriota bacterium harbors:
- a CDS encoding DNA translocase FtsK — protein sequence MDASTRSKELVDAIESLRKELIHIKNYLSIPIGECPDLDLLENQRVSATVDFFVDLTREEASPETSELLAEALKAIAKIGYASPLVLQHCLEISYRQAVCLLYQLERDGYVEPSHGFRPRKVINAAFKSEIPKEQAKPF from the coding sequence ATGGATGCTTCAACGAGAAGTAAAGAATTAGTTGATGCGATAGAATCCCTGCGTAAAGAACTCATACATATCAAGAACTACCTATCAATTCCAATTGGTGAATGTCCGGACTTAGACCTTTTGGAAAATCAACGCGTCTCAGCCACAGTTGATTTTTTTGTCGATTTAACCAGAGAAGAGGCTTCGCCGGAAACCTCCGAATTGCTTGCGGAAGCCCTAAAGGCAATAGCGAAAATTGGCTATGCTTCGCCATTGGTATTACAACATTGCTTAGAAATTAGCTATCGGCAGGCAGTTTGTTTACTGTATCAATTGGAACGCGACGGTTATGTTGAGCCGTCACATGGGTTCAGACCCCGGAAGGTCATCAACGCTGCATTTAAAAGTGAAATTCCCAAAGAACAAGCCAAACCGTTTTAA
- the uppP gene encoding undecaprenyl-diphosphatase UppP, protein MSIWYAILLGLIQGLTEFLPISSTAHLTIAGKLLGQISQERPDEWTAFIAVIQLGTLFSVLFYFWQDILQITIGFLKTNLSLFTKKPVSESEKYNSKLGWFVIVGTIPAAIVGLIFRHQIEGVFTKDLRVISWALILLAIVLTVAELTARKQRNMQQLNLSDSLIIGISQTFSLIPGCSRSGSTITGGLFAGLTREAAARFSFLLSIPTIAASGLLELPKALQSTSGNTTPLIVATGFAFISGYASIAFLLRFLQKNSTFVFVFYRIILGIILLVLIYRGGLSI, encoded by the coding sequence ATGTCTATCTGGTATGCCATTTTACTTGGGTTAATTCAAGGATTAACCGAATTCCTCCCGATCAGTAGCACCGCACATTTAACCATAGCCGGCAAACTATTAGGTCAAATCAGTCAGGAACGCCCTGATGAGTGGACTGCTTTTATTGCCGTCATTCAACTCGGGACGCTTTTTTCTGTATTGTTTTATTTTTGGCAGGACATTTTACAAATCACTATCGGCTTTCTAAAAACCAATCTTTCCCTATTCACTAAAAAACCGGTGAGTGAAAGCGAAAAATATAACTCAAAATTAGGTTGGTTTGTAATTGTCGGAACGATACCGGCGGCAATCGTTGGGTTAATTTTCAGACATCAAATTGAGGGGGTTTTTACCAAAGATTTAAGAGTGATTTCCTGGGCGCTTATCTTATTGGCAATTGTTTTAACCGTTGCTGAATTGACCGCCCGTAAACAAAGAAACATGCAACAACTCAACCTTTCGGATTCATTAATTATCGGTATTTCTCAAACCTTTTCCTTAATCCCAGGGTGTTCACGCTCAGGCAGCACCATCACCGGCGGGTTATTTGCCGGACTGACACGAGAAGCTGCCGCACGTTTTTCATTTTTGCTTTCTATTCCTACCATTGCGGCAAGCGGGTTACTGGAATTGCCAAAAGCCCTTCAATCAACAAGTGGAAATACCACACCTTTAATCGTAGCTACCGGATTCGCCTTCATTTCCGGTTATGCCTCAATCGCATTTCTATTACGGTTTTTACAAAAAAACAGTACCTTCGTGTTTGTTTTTTATCGGATTATTCTGGGAATTATTCTTCTGGTTTTAATATACCGGGGGGGATTATCAATATAA
- a CDS encoding PAS domain-containing protein, with protein sequence MKDLFELPERQYFRAVIDTLNSHVKVTILVSQSCFLITPVFVSRDKFFGHSINNFVNEDDYLNHIHEGDRERVRKVKNFATQNRENVTIEYRIFDGDLNILWIEETCRLIVNESGHPDFWICTFTDITEQKNLINELESARKTLQDVLGQVELLSGLIPICSYCNKSRNDKEYWQRLEKYQHHHLTDKLDKNICPECLKNVRTRLAGIIHRTNAASEPRF encoded by the coding sequence ATGAAAGATTTATTTGAGTTACCGGAACGCCAATACTTTCGAGCGGTCATTGATACCCTCAACAGTCATGTGAAAGTTACAATACTGGTTTCTCAATCCTGCTTCCTGATAACCCCTGTATTTGTCAGTAGGGACAAATTTTTTGGTCATTCAATAAATAATTTCGTGAATGAAGACGATTACCTAAACCACATTCATGAGGGAGATCGTGAACGAGTTCGGAAGGTTAAAAATTTTGCAACCCAAAATCGGGAAAATGTGACGATTGAATACCGCATTTTTGATGGCGACCTGAATATCTTATGGATAGAAGAAACCTGCCGTTTAATTGTGAATGAAAGTGGACACCCCGATTTTTGGATTTGTACTTTTACGGATATTACCGAGCAAAAGAATTTAATTAATGAGTTGGAATCAGCCCGTAAAACCCTTCAGGATGTATTGGGGCAGGTCGAATTATTATCGGGATTAATTCCGATTTGTAGCTATTGCAATAAATCCAGAAACGACAAAGAGTATTGGCAGCGACTGGAAAAATATCAACATCACCACCTGACAGATAAGCTGGATAAAAATATCTGTCCTGAGTGCCTAAAAAATGTTCGCACACGATTAGCCGGTATCATCCACCGAACGAACGCGGCGAGCGAACCGCGATTTTAA
- a CDS encoding signal peptidase I — protein MRAYDGIKAERGIHLESPDFLERSRQMLAKNNSMQIFMSGGSMRPTIQDGDLVTIEAISDGKVNQGDIVLFESRFETAVIHRVIKIERIAGKKTITTRGDASTQNDCSIVVTNILGRVKNIERAGESIHVARPHKTLSIWLQSIWKRLKFWRVE, from the coding sequence ATGCGAGCCTATGATGGTATTAAGGCAGAGCGCGGAATTCACCTTGAATCGCCGGATTTTTTAGAACGCTCACGGCAAATGCTTGCTAAAAATAATTCCATGCAGATATTTATGAGTGGCGGCAGCATGCGTCCGACTATACAGGACGGAGACCTGGTTACCATCGAAGCGATTTCCGACGGGAAAGTCAATCAAGGGGATATCGTCTTATTTGAAAGTCGGTTTGAAACAGCGGTTATCCACCGAGTCATTAAAATCGAACGAATTGCCGGAAAGAAAACCATCACCACACGGGGCGATGCATCTACACAAAATGATTGTTCTATTGTCGTGACCAATATCCTTGGGCGGGTGAAAAATATTGAAAGAGCCGGTGAATCCATTCACGTTGCCCGTCCTCATAAAACCCTTTCCATCTGGTTGCAATCAATCTGGAAACGCTTGAAATTCTGGCGCGTTGAATAA